In the genome of Cryptococcus neoformans var. neoformans B-3501A chromosome 5, whole genome shotgun sequence, the window CCCAAACCAGACGTCTAAGGAGTAGCACGGCCCATGAAACGGGGGTAGAGAGAACATTCTCGGACAGTGTATCGCTTGAGGATCCAGGCAAGGAGTCGCTCGACACCCTATTATACCACTTGTCAGCCCGTACACTTTGACGAGGAGCTGTCAAGACTTACCAAACCGTAACCACCATGCTCGGTAGTACCGTACTTCCTCTGGTCAGTAAACCAGTAGTATGGGTCAGCGGGGATGCCTTCTCTCTTGTAGCCGGccatcaactcttccaaaTCGCTAATTCTCATACTTCCACCGACAACCTCACCAACACCAGGAACAAGGACATCGACACTCTCAGTAAAGTCGGGAGCGTCGTCCAAAGACTTCATGTAGAAGGACTTGAGTGACTTGGGGAAGTGAATAAGCATGATGGGCTTGTTGATTTGGTCGGTCATCTTTCGCTCAGCGGCCTCGGCGATGTCATCGCCCACGACGTGGTCCTCGCCGTCTTCTCGCTTGATGCCGTGTTCGTTGAGGTACGTGATGGCATCACGGTAGTCGAGTCGGACGAAGGGACGTTGAGGAGGGACAAACTCGGGGTTAAGGGTCTTGATAATCTCGGAAGCAACGGGATCGGCGAGAAGGACGTCAATGACCTCGCAGATCTGAAAAAGAGATTAGAGACAAGCGTGTATCATTTCTGGTATCAACTCACCATGTCTTCGAGGTGGTCAAGCAAGTCCTTGAACTTGATGAACACCAGCTCGGCCTCGAGGTGAGTATACTCTGATAAATGTCTGCAAACGTTCAGCTTTCATATTGTACAGCCTACCAAACTTGCTCACCTCCTAGTCAAACTCTTCTCAGCCCTGAAACTTTCTTGAATACAGTAGACGTCACCCAAACTAGGCAAGACAGTCTCGAGGTAGAGCTGACTACTCTGGGTGAGGTAGGCCTTGGATCCGTAGTAGTCAAATTCGAAAAGAGTAGAACCACCCTCAACAGAGGTTTGGACCATACATGGCGGAGTAACCTCAGTGATTCGGCGCTTGTTGAAGCTCTCTCGGAAAGcacggaggaggagggcaCGGAATCGCATAACAGAGGAGGCAATTTCACCACGGAGTTCGAGATGTCGGAGGTCAGCTCGGATAGAAGCCTCAGTGTCCTATAGCAAATCAGCAATGAGTACGTAAAGTGAGAGTAGATGGGCCCGCTTACAGGTTGGAGTCGGGATTCAAGAGCCTCGGCACCAGTGGGAGCCCTGCCAATGATCTTCCAATAGTCCACAGCCAACTCGACACCACCGGGTGCAGTTTGGCCTTCCTTGACTTTTTCAACGATACCGACAACCTCAATAGTGCACTCAAGGCTCAAGTCCAGGGCGTCAACAGTACGAATGCAATCGCCAGTGAGGATACATTGGAGGAATCCGGAACCGTCTCGGAGGACAACGAAGAAGTTGGTCTTTTGGGGTCGGAATCGGTGGACCCAACCCTGGAGACGAACTCGCTTACCAACGAGCTCGGGCACGGCCCAGATTTTGGCCTATACGTAACGTTAGCCGCGATATGGATATGTGTATCAAACGTACAGATTTGGACTCCTTGGACGGGTCGTCGACAAGAACGACGTTcttggcttcttctctcctaAGTCTATCCTTCTCGGCCTGTTCCTTTTTCTGCTTTTCAAGCCTCTCACCCTCAGCAGCGAGCTTGGCTTCGGCCTTCCTCCAGCCACCAATGCTCTTCacaagcttcttcttggcggAAGCAGAAAGCTCGATCCAGTCGTTGCGCTCAACAGAGTCGACCTTGCGGACCATAAAGGTTGcgacagaagaagggttCGCGTCAGACTCGGGGGAGGGCTTGAAGGATTGGTAGGCAGCAAGAGGGGAAGCGAAGGGGGAGAGCTCGGCACCGGTTCCTTCTGTGTCAGATCCGGCCTTCTCATCGATGTAAACGACGGGGAGGTCTGATTCCGAATGAGTAATAGACAAGGAATGATACCAATGGACGTACCAGACTTTTGGTCCTCGCTCAGTTTGAGGGTGTCGGTGACAGCGTTGGCGAGTTTGGAGGCGACGTCTTGGGCCTGTTCTACAACTGAAGGCTTTTGTTCTGACATGGTGAAGGGAGaaatgaggaggagaaagaaaggataAGAAACAAGAAAGTTGTGTTGACCAGTATAATAAATCGGACTCGAAAGATACGCCAGGGGAAGGCCGAGCGTTTGATAGTTTGACAAAGGAAATACACGTCATGACTTTATTGGACCAAAGAAGTCCCCGGGGACTGAGCAGCGCGGTGTCAACTGGGAAGGTTATGAAGAATGACTCCTTTATTACAGGGGCAGCATTTTTAAGCGGCAGCTCTTTGTGCTGCATCCCCCCTCATCCAAGTCCCCCGCCCCTCTCCTCATCTGTTCTGCCACGTGGCTGCCTTCCTGCACAACGCCCAGCGCGCTGCCTAGCACCGCCGATGTCAACATCATGTAAACAAACCAGGCACCATTAGATGATGTCACCGGGAATCTAGCCGGCCCGCCCTGTCTCTCGTACTAATGAACCGACTAATAATAACTGATACTGTGCCAACTTGCAGTTTCTCTCCCAGCGAGTACATACTACCACAGCCCACAATGACAGGCTTCGGCACTCCATCCGTGGCGGTCGCTGCAACACCAACAgtcatctccaccttcttttctcacATCCTCGCCCATCGTCGCCGCAAGAACGCTTCCAAAAAGTCTCTCGAGGCTGGCGGTCCTGGAGGTGGGCCGGAGGATCAGTTGACTTATGAAGAAGGGCTCCAAGTCGTCAGACGTTTCCTGGACTTTGCGAGCCATCATGGTGTAGAAGAAGTTCAGGCATTCACCGCTATGTGGGTGCCGACGCCCCGTAAGTGCAACGTGGCTGAACTGAAAATAACCGCAGCTGACACAAAACTTATCATTAGGCTGGGTCAAGCGAGATGTCATGGCGATACCCGATGAGAATATCAAGGAGGCAGAGGACATCCTTGCAAAGCATCTTTCGACGTATGGACCTCAGGGAgctgaaggaggaggattgcAACTTGTAGGAGGCGACAAATGGTGGAGGGTCCGACGGCGCACCCTTGAGGGTGAATGGATAGAGGTGAGCAAGTCGTTCTGCACAACACAAATGAGAGTCTCATGAATTGGACTCAGATGCAGCAAGATTATCTCAAACGTACAGCTAAGAAGGCTGCCGCTGAACCATCCCCTGCGGCAACCTTGACATCTCCAACATCGTTAACAGCTTCCAGCCGGAGTGATATGAGATATATGCCCCACAAAAGGGCTACAACAGGTAGTGTCATAGACAATGCTGGAGGTGAAGTGCTTGATGACCGTGTTATCATGTACATCCATGGTATGTCCATCACTTGAAGCGCCTTATACGTACGGCGTAGTACGGCGTAGTTGACACGAAGTTAGGCGGTGcatttttcttctcttccctaGAAACCCACCGATATCAAGTTCAACGACATGTTCGAAAGGCCGGCGCTCGCGCTTTCTGCCCAGCATACAGATTGTCCCCCCAATACCCTTTCGTGCGTaccctcttcacctttcCCAATGCCTTTGGCTGACATATCCTAGCCATGCGGTCTCCTCGACTGTCTCGCAGCCTACCTCTACCtcatctctcctcctccctcagCCCCTCATCAACCCATACTTCCTAccaacatcatcctctccgGTGATTCGGCAGGCGCTGGGATGGTCATCTCCCTTCTGGTGCTTATCAGGGAGATGGGATTACCCATGCCGGCCGGTGCGAGTTTGATTAGCCCCTGGGTGGATTTGACGCATAGCATGCCGAGTATTGGAGGTTGGGATGGAGGGGACTTTATTCCTTCTTATGGGTGAGAACTTTTAAACATGTTGAAAGAGCGATTAGCTGACGACCTAGTAGTTTTCATTACAGACCAAGTTGCGCATGGCCGCCTTTGCCAGGAGACGGTATAGATGTGACGATGCCCGATGGATCTACCAACCGATACGATGAGCAGATTCAGATGTATTGGTAGGCCACTAATGTCCATGGTCAGGTTGGCTATTTACTGATGTCCTGTAGCCCCAATAATCTGTTGACTCATCCACTGGTATCACCCGTCAACCAAGGATCCTTGGGAGGTTTATGCCCTTTGCTCATTGTGAGTCGAAAATTACTACATGTTTAGTAAGTTAGACTTGCTGAACTTTGCAATTCAGGTTGGCGGTGGCGGAGAGCTCCTTCGTGACGAGGTCAGTGTCTAATGCTAGAATCCATTGCGCACGCAAGCGAGACTAAACTCGCGTCTAGATCACTTACACGGCGTACAAAGCAGCCGACCCCGTGAAATACCCGCCATCGTCAATTACACTGAGTCAGTACCCAGACCAGGCCAGCAAGGTCGCCAAATACAAGCCTACCAAAGTGCATCTCCAGTTATACGAAGGAGGCTGCCATGTCGTGCCTACTCTGAGTTGGACCAAGAGTGCGAAATACATGTACCGAGCGTGTGCCAAGTGAGATTCAGTTGCCAGTAATAGAATGAAACGCGAGGTCTAACAAGTTTTTAGTTTTAACATTTGGGCATTCACTGCAGCCCGTAAAGCTTTGGAAAAGAAACTGCAGCATAAAGAGTCGTCTAGTTCTCTCAGAAAGCAACGTTCGGTGCCATCTCTCAAGCAGTACAAGGCCACCCAATTGCCCAACGGCCTTACTGCGCTCTCCATGTCCGATTCCTTGACAAATGGAATGgccctctcatccctctccctaACGACCCCTGGAGTAATCAACGCCTCTTGGGCCCCTTCGTCCGTATCCGCTTCCAGCCCCACCAGCAGACAATCCACTATCGACTTTACTCAACCAGTCATCACTTCTGGAGCTGCTGTCGCTGCCAACACCAAACCCATCTCTTTCGGTGAGGTCCAATCTGAAGCAGAGTCGGATGAGGACGACATGTCTGTAACATCCGAAAGCACGgctgcagaagaagaaagaggtgaTCCTGTCCCTACTAAAGGCATAGTGACTGTGCATGGCACTGAACCTCTTTATGGTAATGTTAATCTTGTATCCGAAAGAGTCTCTGTACATGGCAACATCCGACCATTCGAGCCTATCGAAGCTGTACCGGCACTCCAGCCTTCCTTGCGAGAACATATCGGCCAGGTTCACGGGAATGGAGCAATCCGCAAGTGGCTCGCCAGACGTCACGAATGGGATAAAAAGTACAGTAAAGACCTTGCTAAATGGCGAGACATCAAACAGAAGGATAGGGCCAGGGCGGAAGCGGAAGGCTTCTTGACAAGGGATCTGCAAGGTGAGAGACCACCATTATGTTCGGTAGCAGGGATCTGGGATAAAGGGTTGGCGAGGGATGTGGCGAAGAGTGTAGATGAAGTGACGTCGAGAAGTATGGGTATGGGCTGGTGGACTAAATGGGGTTCAAAGGTGAGTATGATATCTTTTTAATTTTGGTTTGACTGACGGGAAAACATTCCTACAGGCCGACGAAGAGCACGCGGACAGACGGAAGACGCGCGAGAAGGCTGCccgagaagaggaacagAACAAGCTTCACTCAGCAAAAGACCAAGGAATCCCCGATGCTATTCCCCCGGGACCTATGGCGACATCCGATCCGCCTACGGATGGAGCAGCGGGCACAGAACAGTTGTTTGACGAACCGGAAGCCATATTATTCGAGGACGcggagggggagaggaaTGATGTCGAGACGGCAAGAGGGGTGTAATTCAGCGTCAACAGGAACTTTTTCTCCATGATTAAGCATGTTAACAGTAGACACAATAGCGGATGGCATTTTTGAAACGAGATAAGCATGCAAACCAAAGTTTGATAACATTTGTTGTCATCTGAATTGTTCAACTCGTTCTAGAGAAGAGGTGCCACACTGGCGGCCGGAGTCAAACGCCGCCACTCGTCACTTTCCATTTCTTGCGCCCTTTTGAGTTCTCTCGCTCACACTCTGCCTCCCTATAGAACAACCACCAAAACATCCACAAAATGTCTGCTCCTCAGTACCTCGGTCCCGCCAGCGCCCAGTCCGCTCCATCTCTCACCACTGTCCTCAAGGACCAAATAACCAACCCTGCCTACAGGGAGGGTAACCTCAAGTATGCCCGAATTTCAAGAGATTGTGTAGATCTGGCGGACTGACAGTCGTCATAGCATCCTCAAGGCGGTCTCCATCTTCGTTGTCGGTATCGCCTTTGCCCGATCAGGATTGAGCTCTGCTCTCGTTCCCGTTTTCTAAGCATGGAGAAGTAGGAAAATGGGGTTTGAATGATATAGTGTCGAGTCAGGGGATAAGGTGAGCTATGCCCTCTCAAAGTCAATGGTTTGAGGCTTATGATTGATGTAGGAAGCTAGATAGTATCCTCCTTGAGAGGttgtatcatcatctgtaTTAACATGCAGTGCATCACGACTCTTGTGTATTCTGGGGTATCAAACTATAGATTTCGACGATCGTCATACTAATCATCAGGTAATACCATCACTTGGACCAAAAGCGATTCTCAGAACGCAAAACACCCCTCTATTAGTTTTGCTCGATGATCCCCACCAGTGCCTTCTCGTACTTTCCTGTGGTCTCGCCCTCCACCGCCCTTCTAAGCGAATTGCGATACAGTACCTGGTATTGGTTCTTGATGGCATTGAAACGAGGGCGGTTCCAGTGATTACGGACAAGGCGGTAAATCCTGTCGACCGGATCAGTGGAAAcacaaagaagaacgaCAAACAGACGCACATCCTTTCATCCTTTGTACCCATACCGGCCATTGCAGCATGGAGTAATTCACAGTCACGGACGACACCGTCGCCGTCCGCTTCGACACCCCGAGCAATGAAGAACAGAGCATCACACATATGGCCAGAGAATTCTGATTTAATCCTGTGGAATTGGAAATCAGAAACTGTAGTTTTTcaaggagagatggaacGTACAtttgagaaagagaaactCGATGACGAGCGGGGAATGCTTGAGCAATAGCTTTTAGATGCTCTTTGGATCGAGAGATCAAAATGCCGCAGATGGCAATTTCGTCCTAGAACGATTTGTCAGATACTGAAGATGCCCAAGATCAGGAATAATGAAACGTACAGTGCCGATCTTGCCCGGTCCAGCTCGATACAGAGTTTCCACGTCTTGCTGGACAAGTTGGTGATTGAGGTACGGTGACTCGTCTCTTTGTCCTGATAAGGCCATGTTGAACATCCTATCATGCCGCAATAAATTAGTGACAGTTGCTTCTCGTCGTAAGGAGTGCAGGCGCACCTCTCTGTCTTCATAGACAGCTCCCCCTGAACGATTTGAACCAAGTCCTTGTTGTACGTTCTTCTGTACGCTTccttgagaaggaaaatTTCTTGGTTGGTCCTACCGAGAAGAACTTCATTGAGCAAGTCTTCATGGGTACCCATGCCCTTGCACGCgcggtgaagaagatagaCATCTCCGCCAAGAGGACCGAGCGAAAGGAGGACAAGGGTGTATTCGAGCCTGCCATATAAGACatgatgagaagaagccCTGAGACAAGATAGAAGGATGCTCACCAGCTTGAAAGTTCCTTTTCCAAAGTGGTCTTGAGAGATCTACCGACAGTCTGCTCGTATGTCCTTGACAATACATCCATTTGGAACGCATCCAGAGGCGACAGCGTGTCGATAATCGTCCTCTCATCTGTACCAAAGCCCTGTACATCTGTGAGTGACGTCCAATTCGCCCTCTGTCGAGATACATACCTTGGTGGCCTTCCTGATCCTTTCTGCATCAAATCGAGCATCATACCCAGCCAAAGTGCTCACAGGCACGGCAGGCGGCGGCGCAGGGATGGGTACACCCAAGTACATCATCGGACCCTGGCCCTGAGGCTGACTTCCATAACCTTGTTGAGGACCTCCGAATCCTTGCTGCGGTGGCTGCTGAGGATAAGGGGAGGATGTACCGTATTGTCcttgaggaggagcaaTAGGGGGAACCCCATATCCCGCGGGAGCTGGAGAGGGCGCACCAAAAGGCGGCTGAGGCGAGTGGCCACCATATCCTTGCTGGTGCTGAGGAGGAGCACCGTACTGGTTGGCAGGAGGGGCACCGTAAGGTTGATGCTGGGGAGGACCAGGAGGCGCGCCCcattgttgttgctgagaTGGATGAGCGCCGTAGGTGGCAGCTGGAGGACCGTTCTGATACCCCGGCTGATAGCCTTGGGGAGGCGCTTGCCCCCACTGTTGGGGAGGAGGCGTGCCGTAGTTGTTCTGTTGACCGTACATGGCTGTTTGTGttgtggatgtggatgtgagatgagatgggagGGCAAGCAAAGTTGTCCAGGAGAACAAAGGGAGTATATAAAGTAGTGTCCGTTGTGGAAGCTGTGCAGGCGACAAATATTTACTCGTTACAGGGAATATTTCcgggtggaaagagaagatgccgAGTTGCGGATAACGAGTGATAACGAGCACCGGATCTATTtcatttgttgttgttatGCTTCTGCCCGGTCTCAAAAGGCAGTGCTCCGTGCCTAAAAACGTCATACAGAACAATTCATCAGTTGGGTGGCAAATCGCTACTGGAAGAAACACTTGCGCGTCCCACACCTTCCAGCTCCGCCGTCATGCATGCGTCTTGGGCACAAGCCAAGCTCCCCGTCCCTCTACAGCAGACAGAGAAGGGCTGTTTTAGTAGACGCGGAATGGCAACAACGAGGAAgacatgatgatggaggatACTTTTGGACGGAGATCAGCCGCACTCCGTCTTTCTCTCGGAACTCTCCAACGGCCCAGCGATGATACGCACCGCCGTAGGTGACAGAAATCTTGGAAAACCAACGAGTGTTTTCCTAATCAGTCTCAAACAAATAACGCACCCTTCAACATGCCCTCTCCGCCCACTCCGCAGCCTTCTCATCTATCCAATTCCCGCCCTGACCGTCGCGCTGCCAACCCCCCGCCCCGACGCCCCACACCTCGCGCCGCCCCGACGTCCTCTGCTCCGGCCAACGAACCTGTAGCAAGCGCTACCGGCTCAGGATGGGCCGCCACACGAGCAGTCTTGGCAAGGGGACGAACACCTATTCCAGAGCATGTGAAGAGCAGAAGCCTCTGGCAGTCCTATTTGTGTGAGTCTGCGTCGCAATCGTACACGTTGAGATGCTCATGAATGGGTCTCGTCGGTACCGTACAGCTTTATCGGGTAATGCAAGGATAGCATTTGGGTTAGCACTGGGCGCCGTTGGTATTGCGGGAATTTTATGGGATCGACAGGTGGCGGAAGACGAACCAAAAGGAGAACTGGAACAAAAGCCACTGATAAATGTCAGAATGGTGGACCGTCCTGGAAAATAGGAAACCAGTCTTGATCTTCATTATACCCAGCATTAATATGCAGCATATACCCTACAATCTCTACATTATCTCTACCAAAACGAATCAATCAGGCAAGCATGCATGAGACAAGATACTTTTTAATTAGTAAAAATATATACTATACCATGTAACATTACTTATATCGGTCTCCATGCAATCTGCTTGCGCGTACCACCCAATTCCGGGGGCAACATCACTCTCCCAGTTCGCGACGAATCCTTtctctcacttctcttAACCCTCCCTGTCTTCTAACTCGACCAGGGCTTGCAGGGCCGACCAAGTCTGCTTTCAACCGACTAGGGGTTGAGGGTGAGCTTGACGTTTGCCGAGCAACCATCGTCGCGCCagaggaaggcgaagaggtCAGGGTGGACGTAGTTGGAGACGTCGGAGCTGCAGAAAGAGCCGTCATGGGCATCTCAAGCCACTCTTGTCGCCCAATAGTCTTGTTGGTAAGGAAGAATGGGCAGAGCTCGGTCAGCATCTGGAGAGACGTTTGGGCCTCAGCTGTCGAAATGGGAGTTTTAGAGCTTTTGACGATGACCTCGGCGACTTCAAACATCGGTATGGCTTTCCTTCGACCTCGAGGAGCCGTTGGGAGAGTACTTGGGCCAGGCGAAGGTGCAGAAAACATCCTAAAAAGGTGTTGGCAGCAATCCGGAAACATGGGTAATTTACACTTACATCCAGACAGCTTCCGCGACACTTTCCAACCTGCTCAGCGTACTCCTTCGCTTCAGCTCTTCCTGCTGGCCTCCTGCAGATAATGCGGAAAGATTAACACCTGGTCTCTTGAAGCCGCCAGCTGCAGAACCCAAAGTAGCCAAGACAGCCTTATTCGCTCCTGACCTTGCCTTGAGCCTCTCCATCATGGCCTTCCGCCTTTCCTCCACCGAACCATTCCTCACGATTTTACCCTTAATTTGGCCATTATTCTCGGGCTCTGCAATCTCAAAAGGGTCAGACAGACCAGCTGTCTTAGGTGAGCTAAAAGCAGGCGGGAGGTGGTTCTTTTTCGGTGTCATGGTCATtgaggcagaggaaggggatgtAAACTGCGCCATTAAATTGGTAGATGGCAGTGCAGAGTTGGAAGGGAGTtgaggaagtggaagtATCGGGATGGGAGGAATAGTAGATCGAGTAGATGTTTCAGATGTAGTAGGAGTAGGAAGGACTGTAGCTTCAGGCGGCTTTAATAAGGTCAGCATTTTCAAAGACATTGAAAGCCAATGTACTCACCTCGTAGCCACCATGCAGCTCTACCCACTTTTCCAATTTTTCTCTAAACTCGTCTTCTCTAGTTTCTCCGTTGGCATTCCATCTACCGATCGCGCCAGTTCCTCCGCCTTGGCCCCTGTTACCCAATCCACCATCGGAATTAGACAACAACTGTCTCGTCTCACCTTTCCTCAGTTCGAGCTCAATGCCAACGCCATGAGTATACACTCGTCTTCCATTAGAGGGGTCGAGGGTTCTCGTGGAGGTGATCAGATAGCTCATGCCTGAAACTTCACCAGAGCCCAAGgcaggagatgatggaacAAAAAAAGGGTTGTCTTCGTCGAGCattgccttctttcctgTTTCCTTGCTCTTTTCAGATATGGACTTTTCATCAGAGAGAGACTTTCCATCCCATGACCATATCCAAGCCAGTCTTCCAAGTTCCTGGGTTCCAAATCTCCTGCCACAAGTACGCTCGACTGTCTCCTTGATCGCTAAATAATTGGTGAGGTTGGGCAGTTTAACGCTGGTAGCTGTGGgagaatgaggaggaagaacggGATGATGTGTAGCAATGTAAAGAGAGAGGGCAAGATTGAAGGCTTTCTGGATACCGAGTAACGTTTCTAGATGAGGCGGAAGGTTGGGAACGCCTGCTTTAGGTGTTTCCACAGGGGCGGAAGTGAGCGCTGGTCGTGTTTCAAGATCAAACGTTCGGTGTCGAGTAGCAGGAGGTGTCGGAAACGGTACTGGTGCGGAATTTGCGGGCCTGTATATGGACAAAGCATGGTATCAGCACTGTTCGTTGGCGCAGCACCTCGACTTACACTGAGCGCTTTGAGGTTCTAGCCGTTCTAGGCGTGGgtgcagcagcagcctttGAAGCATCGTTGATACTGGTACCAGCCTTCCGCTTCCTTGGAGTGACCTGCACAGAATTGGACATGTTACCAGCTGAAATTGAATCCAGTTCTAGAGTACGGGTGTGATTGATGTTTGTTTAGGGGGGGAGATGGTCGGACCAGCCGGAGATGAGCTCGCTCGAGTATACAAAATACGGGATCCTTACACAGCAAGGCGGGGCGAGATGAGGGGGAAAGAAACAGGAGACGAGTatggggagatggaaaagggaagagaagaaaaggaaaaagggaaacAAGCAGCAAGGAACGGATGTGATATCGCTCAACCGGGTTGTTTGCGCGCAACAGATTCGGAGTTTCATCAATCTCCGCATCGCTGCCATTTTTCAAAAGACTCCCTGTAAAAAGATACTGGGAATCATGCATCCATATACATCTTTCCGTGTTAACTGTACACTCCTTGTCAAAGATGTCTGCCGAgccttcatcctcagcCCAAGCCTCTGCTCCCACAGTTGTCTCTGTTGCTCCCTCAAAGAATGGCCGTACTCCAGGAAAGGCCCACAAATCTGCCAAAACAGCGCTCCGAAGATCATACATCAGCCCGTCTGTCAAGACACCTTTTGAAAAGCgtatggagaaggagaaggctcAACAAGCTGCTAAACAGCTTGAAAAGGAgctgaaagaggagaaggaaaacgAGAGGCAACGGTTCGTTTGGCTGGTATCTTGTATCGTCGCGGTACTAACAGAGCGTTAGCAAAGTGAACATCATCAAAGAGCGACGAgcgaggaaagaggaaaagcagagggaagaggaattgAGGGCCAAGATGTCCGCAAAGAAATTgcaaaggatgaagaaggtgagtatAGTCCGCACGCCTTGCATTGCTATCCAGCTGATGGAAATGTGCAGAGGGAAGGCAGGTCAAAGAAGATCAATGGATGATCTCGATTATTGCTCCTTTCATATTCCTCGGCCTCTACACTGACACTGTACCTGTACACTATGCATACAATGATACCCGCATTCAAGAATACCGCATGCGACCCGCGCTGAAGCGACAACTGTGTTTTACAACTAGGCATGTCTCGAACCCGATCACACTATGATACAACATAAGGGCGTAAAGTCCTTGCCACTTGCTCCCTGATTCCCAAACCATATTCTCTGATCTTTACAactccttcattctcagCGCTAGAAGACGGTATGATCCATCAAGGATAATCTAGTCATACTCCAACAACGAAGTAAGGGCCAGCTAGAATAAGACAGTACAATTACATCAGTTGCAGCACCTCGTGggacttttttttcactTACCAGACGTCAGGGAAATGGATATCAGGAAGATCATGAGAAGCACAATGGATAGGGTGATTGCTGATACACGCAATCTGATTTGACGGCTGTATGCACACTTCGCGGCATATGACATCCCTTCAAGATCTACTTCCATTATATTTCTTCCCGGATACTCCACTGAAATGTGACATGGCTTTCCAGTCTTGTATTCACGATCTCTGCCGAGACTGCAATCATTTGACTTCTTGCAGTAACTGAACGGCGGGCTCAAATATGGGTGAATGCGATAAGGAGGATGTGGCTCCTCTGCCACAATGAGcgattgaagaaggtgcgATTGAGGAATAACGATATTGAGCTTTGGGCGGAAGCATGGGCCATTAGGGCGAGGCGGAGGCGGGCTAGACATGGGGCGAACGTAGAGGCGATTGGCAGGTGTGACAGGTCTAGAATCCTCAAGATAAGATGGCGACGTTGGCAGCGGAATCGACGCTGTAGGGGACAAATTGAGGATGGGATGATTGTTCTGTAGGCATGTCATGATGATGTAGCGAACGGGTTTGCGGCAGCACTTCAAACAGAAGGTTTCACTTTATAATCCTGCTGCGGTATCCTTCCTTGATTCATCTCCCATATTTACGTGGTTTTATCGACATGTTTGAGGCTTTCGTGAAACAGTAAGAGGTTTAGTGTATAAAAGTTACCGATCTCAATTGTCATATGATCATTGACCGATCGGATCGAACAAACATTCCGAGTCGTCACTCGTCATCGTCTGGACCTTTTTTTAAGCAGTTCACGTGTCAGAAGAACGAATGGGAACGGACGACAATTGGCGGTGGGTCGTCAGCTGTCGGGTCAAGGGCTAGTTCGGCTCCCTGGTGATATACGACATCAATTTCTAACATAGTATACGTACGTAGCCTCGactgagaagaagtggccgatatcctcctccttcctctgaCCTCACTATTGACTGATGTGGGATCCATTCCAGTGTAATGGGGATTTGATACTACATCATCCTATA includes:
- a CDS encoding hypothetical protein (Match to ESTs gb|CF192498.1|CF192498, gb|CF192497.1|CF192497, gb|CF190878.1|CF190878; HMMPfam hit to tRNA-synt_2, tRNA synthetases class II (D, K and N), score: 388.6, E(): 7.8e-114; HMMPfam hit to tRNA_anti, OB-fold nucleic acid binding domain, score: 62.2, E(): 1.4e-15) is translated as MSEQKPSVVEQAQDVASKLANAVTDTLKLSEDQKSDLPVVYIDEKAGSDTEGTGAELSPFASPLAAYQSFKPSPESDANPSSVATFMVRKVDSVERNDWIELSASAKKKLVKSIGGWRKAEAKLAAEGERLEKQKKEQAEKDRLRREEAKNVVLVDDPSKESKSAKIWAVPELVGKRVRLQGWVHRFRPQKTNFFVVLRDGSGFLQCILTGDCIRTVDALDLSLECTIEVVGIVEKVKEGQTAPGGVELAVDYWKIIGRAPTGAEALESRLQPDTEASIRADLRHLELRGEIASSVMRFRALLLRAFRESFNKRRITEVTPPCMVQTSVEGGSTLFEFDYYGSKAYLTQSSQLYLETVLPSLGDVYCIQESFRAEKSLTRRHLSEYTHLEAELVFIKFKDLLDHLEDMICEVIDVLLADPVASEIIKTLNPEFVPPQRPFVRLDYRDAITYLNEHGIKREDGEDHVVGDDIAEAAERKMTDQINKPIMLIHFPKSLKSFYMKSLDDAPDFTESVDVLVPGVGEVVGGSMRISDLEELMAGYKREGIPADPYYWFTDQRKYGTTEHGGYGLGVERLLAWILKRYTVRECSLYPRFMGRATP
- a CDS encoding hypothetical protein (Match to EST gb|CF186256.1|CF186256; HMMPfam hit to Annexin, Annexin, score: 211.5, E(): 1.5e-60) yields the protein MHDGGAGRCGTRTEHCLLRPGRSITTTNEIDPVLVITRYPQLGIFSFHPEIFPVTSKYLSPAQLPQRTLLYILPLFSWTTLLALPSHLTSTSTTQTAMYGQQNNYGTPPPQQWGQAPPQGYQPGYQNGPPAATYGAHPSQQQQWGAPPGPPQHQPYGAPPANQYGAPPQHQQGYGGHSPQPPFGAPSPAPAGYGVPPIAPPQGQYGTSSPYPQQPPQQGFGGPQQGYGSQPQGQGPMMYLGVPIPAPPPAVPVSTLAGYDARFDAERIRKATKGFGTDERTIIDTLSPLDAFQMDVLSRTYEQTVGRSLKTTLEKELSSWLEYTLVLLSLGPLGGDVYLLHRACKGMGTHEDLLNEVLLGRTNQEIFLLKEAYRRTYNKDLVQIVQGELSMKTERMFNMALSGQRDESPYLNHQLVQQDVETLYRAGPGKIGTDEIAICGILISRSKEHLKAIAQAFPARHRVSLSQMIKSEFSGHMCDALFFIARGVEADGDGVVRDCELLHAAMAGMGTKDERMIYRLVRNHWNRPRFNAIKNQYQVLYRNSLRRAVEGETTGKYEKALVGIIEQN
- a CDS encoding hypothetical protein (HMMPfam hit to Cgr1, Cgr1 family, score: 90.3, E(): 4.8e-24) is translated as MSAEPSSSAQASAPTVVSVAPSKNGRTPGKAHKSAKTALRRSYISPSVKTPFEKRMEKEKAQQAAKQLEKELKEEKENERQRKVNIIKERRARKEEKQREEELRAKMSAKKLQRMKKREGRSKKING